The following are encoded together in the Lactuca sativa cultivar Salinas chromosome 1, Lsat_Salinas_v11, whole genome shotgun sequence genome:
- the LOC111916720 gene encoding transcription factor PRE4: protein MSSRRSRSRQSAASVITDEQINDLVSKLHQLLPEIRNRCSDKVSATRVLQDTCSYIRSLHREVDDLSERLSELLDNTDSTQASIIRSLLMQ from the exons atgtCAAGCAGAAGGTCAAGATCCAGGCAATCAGCAGCTTCAGTGATCACTGACGAGCAAATCAACGATCTTGTTTCCAAATTGCACCAGCTTCTTCCTGAAATTCGCAACCGCTGCTCCGACAAG GTATCAGCAACGCGGGTGTTACAAGACACATGCAGCTATATTAGAAGCTTGCACAGAGAGGTTGACGACTTAAGTGAGCGTCTATCAGAGTTGCTGGACAACACAGATTCCACCCAAGCTTCGATTATCAGGAGTCTACTAATGCAATAG